A genomic window from Plasmodium malariae genome assembly, chromosome: 10 includes:
- the PmUG01_10054300 gene encoding fam-l protein produces the protein MGKKQKTIIFINFFGFILLSWICHFYIDVKMFNISLDKYCEIKKILKIRNYRLLGKYTHNMDLNFICTKEEIPNIGLNIRNDICNNEESVKTQMKQSNGSSPGNTRGHKKHMKNKTCTFETKKYSHMEKKIFKELDYQDFLKNNRTISDKLYKKIIIKKYRLRFALPLVLFLLFSLGLILDFLVIVALGGGYISY, from the exons atgggaaaaaaacagaagacaatcatatttattaatttttttgggTTCATCCTTTTATCTTGGATATGTCATTTTTACATTGATGtt aaaatgTTCAATATATCATTGGATAAGTACTGCGAGATTAAgaaaatactaaaaataaggaattaTAGATTACTAGGAAAGTATACACATAATATggatttaaattttatatgtacaaaagaagaaatacCAAATATTGGATTAAATATTAGAAAcgatatatgtaataatgaagaaaGTGTGAAAACACAAATGAAGCAGTCAAATGGAAGTTCACCAGGAAATACAAGAGGtcataaaaaacatatgaaaaataaaacttgtacgtttgaaacaaaaaaatattctcatATGGAGAAAAAGATATTCAAGGAACTTGATTATCaggattttcttaaaaacaacAGAACAATTAGTGATAAgttgtacaaaaaaataataattaaaaaatacagattACGGTTTGCTTTGCCTTTAgtattgtttttattgttcTCATTAGGATTAATATTAGATTTTCTTGTAATTGTGGCCTTAGGAGGGGGTTATATAAGTTATTGA
- the PmUG01_10054400 gene encoding Plasmodium exported protein, unknown function: protein MEQNFVQYLLIKTAVFILLFWICQFNNDMRSTYDNCKFIIKLDVSLSRMMAAHKKENHSNIKCIKKEMKNNGKYKKKESSNTNTAITVKNRKLDKIYYKNLVSYMANADFKYLRKSMKKKVFQICVLASIHILLGILLIVLEKLNYLKVIKLANTLNLSTLGFVIFMYIVILSMFYLYKKFHIYIKSTRIKADIYNTAYPSFRQVVFYKD from the exons ATGGAGCAAAATTTTGtgcaatatttattaattaaaactgcggtatttatccttttattttGGATATGTCAATTTAACAATGATATG AGATCCACATATGATAATtgcaaatttattataaaattagatGTGAGTTTGTCTCGAATGATGGCGGCacataaaaaggaaaatcattcaaatattaaatgtataaagaaggaaatgaaaaataatggaaaatacaaaaaaaaggaatcaTCTAATACTAACACGGCAATCAcagtaaaaaatagaaagctagacaaaatatattataaaaatttagttaGTTATATGGCAAATGCTGATTTTAAGtatttaagaaaaagtatgaaaaaaaaagtatttcaGATATGTGTTTTAGCTAGCATCCATATACTACTTGGAATACTACTAATtgttttagaaaaattaaattatttaaaagttataaaGTTAGCTAATACTTTAAATTTATCAACTCTAGGATTTGTGATATTCATGTATATAGTTATACTAAGTATGttttatctttataaaaaatttcatatatatataaagtcaACACGTATAAAAgctgatatatataatacggCATATCCTTCTTTCCGTCAAGTAGTCTTTTATAAAGATTAA
- the PmUG01_10054500 gene encoding Plasmodium exported protein, unknown function, with protein sequence MISFILDKNIIFIFFVWIYYYFCDAHNFGKILGMKTIQNISLYSRTYRLLSKFNNEKIKVSLERNLHRNGYNDIKKKKKNCQLKNYGNSTGAEYNGKGRTKNKNNSGFEEKKLLRKCIYVLCKPFVEIDKIFEKLIYKGFIAIYEYRKCTDSIQKKNLKFSACKSAVLTFAIPSIIFVTVLSLLLLVCPPLGNLVLGESSQSFQGFMTKSEMQAFLLSLFILSITMVIYILVKFINYVIEVGGDEIGN encoded by the exons atgatatcttttattttagataaaaatattatatttatattttttgtttggatatattattatttctgtGATGCg CATAACTTTGGTAAAATTTTAGGTATGAAAactattcaaaatatatcattatattcaAGAACATATAGattattatcaaaatttaacaatgaaaaaataaaggtttCATTAGAACGTAACTTACATAGAAATGGATATAacgatataaaaaaaaaaaaaaaaaattgtcaattaaaaaattatggtaaTAGTACTGGAGCGGAATATAATGGAAAGGGCAgaactaaaaataaaaataattcaggatttgaggaaaaaaaattactgaggaagtgcatatatgtattatgtaaaCCATTTGTagaaatagataaaatatttgaaaaattaatttataaaggATTTATTgcaatatatgaatataggAAATGTACAGATTctatccaaaaaaaaaatttgaaattttCAGCGTGTAAAAGTGCTGTTTTAACTTTTGCTATACCgtcaataatttttgttacaGTACTTTCATTACTTTTGTTAGTTTGTCCTCCGCTAGGTAATCTAGTGTTGGGGGAAAGTAGTCAATCTTTTCAAGGATTTATGACAAAATCTGAAATGCAAGCTTTTTTATTGtcgttatttatattaagtaTCACCATGGTAATCTATATACtggtaaaatttataaattatgtaatagAAGTAGGGGGAGATGAAATAGGAAACTAG
- the PmUG01_10054600 gene encoding Plasmodium exported protein, unknown function encodes MYKYIITINHKKMKGNSNYFISVKTIIFIIFNFILSYINNLCNSDKSLYYRNCISSMLNSRNNRILSKVKNKTINWGFKYKLDLKKNYYLENKKYVGESDCGERSASKKKYSSKFADKALVKKYMSFICKPYTAIDAFFEKLLYRVFCTIYIYRKCTDHTQKKCLRRSVFIKTALTFSLPAILFLTATVLYILSQFFSDTWKELIPIGGTSIFLNYVRDKSQFIGLLLSILSVSMVIYTLVKFLKYVIEVRRNEFKA; translated from the exons atgtataaatatattataacaattaatcataaaaaaatgaagggGAATAGTAACTATTTTATTTCCGTTAAAaccataatatttatcatttttaatttcattctctcttatattaataatttg tGTAATTCTGATAAATCTTTATACTATAGAAACTGTATAAGTAGCATGTTAAATTCAAgaaataatagaatattaTCAAAAGTTAAGAATAAAACAATCAATTGGGgattcaaatataaattagacctaaagaaaaattattatttagaaaataagaaatacgTTGGTGAATCAGATTGTGGTGAAAGAAGTGcatccaaaaaaaaatatagttcaAAATTTGCAGACAAAGCATTagttaagaaatatatgtcTTTTATATGTAAGCCATATACAGCAATAGATgctttttttgaaaaactaTTATACAGGGTATTttgtactatatatatatataggaaaTGTACAGATCATACGcagaaaaaatgtttaagacgttctgtatttataaaaacagcTTTGACATTTTCTCTACCAgcaatactttttttaacagCAACggtactatatattttatctcaGTTTTTCTCTGACACTTGGAAGGAACTTATACCGATTGGGGGGacaagtatttttttaaattatgtacGTGATAAATCACAGTTCATTGGACTATTATTATCTATTTTAAGTGTTTCAATGGTTATTTATACTCTGGtaaaattcttaaaatatgtaattgaAGTAAGGAGAAATGAATTTAAAGCTTAG
- the PmUG01_10054800 gene encoding fam-l protein has protein sequence MSFVKITTLILLSWICHIYIYMNTYNKTLGECYNYRKKLYTRNYRLLEKYNQDKDPSIVCLMEDIPNGIHNKKDIYINQKYTSGKKKQSYRSSLSNKKGHKNDVKNKTCIFETKKYSNLEKKIFKELDYEEFLKKNRTISDRIYKKIIRKKCGLRFALPLLILLVFAISFILDNFCRCGLTFGLKKIIVLISPVSRGASPAINSFYELLTKSRFSWFTNSVVVLKNRTRPNFCVTGFLGFLIYFVPVFLLSVILIAGVVYYHKKVKKYEKIRHRKR, from the exons ATGtcatttgttaaaattaCTACGTTAATTCTTTTAAGTTGGATAtgtcatatttatatttatatg AATACTTATAATAAAACTTTGGGTGAATGCTACAATTAtcgtaaaaaattatatacaagaAATTATCGTTTActggaaaaatataatcagGATAAGGATCCCAGTATTGTATGTTTAATGGAAGATATACCAAATGGAATACACaacaaaaaagatatatatattaatcaaaaatatacatcaggaaaaaagaaacaatcATATAGAAGTTCattaagtaataaaaaaggcCATAAAAACGatgtgaaaaataaaacctgtatatttgaaacaaaaaaatattccaatttagaaaaaaaaatattcaaagaacttgattatgaagagtttcttaaaaaaaataggacaATTAGTGATAggatatacaaaaaaataatacgtaAGAAATGCGGATTACGATTTGCTTTacctttattaatattattggTTTTTGCAATATCATTCATATTAGATAATTTTTGTAGATGTGGGCTTACATTtggtttgaaaaaaataattgttctTATTTCACCTGTTTCACGTGGTGCTTCTCCTGccataaattctttttatgaGTTGTTAACGAAATCTCGTTTTAGTTGGTTTACAAATTCTGTGgtagtattaaaaaatcgTACGAGGCCAAACTTCTGTGTAACAGGATTTTTGGGCTTTCTTATATACTTTGTGCCTGTCTTCCTATTAAGTGTAATACTTATAGCAGGTGTTgtatattatcataaaaaagtaaaaaaatatgaaaaaattaggCATCGGAAAAGATAA
- the PmUG01_10054900 gene encoding fam-m protein has translation MDQKIKMLFFIKISTFMLLTWIFHFNSELSTFNKFINKNYKLSKKLDTRSYRILRKYKKDNNSNNVFLKKMFVNNGGNNEGDISNNEKCRKGKNNQLNRCLLNKVQYYTEVIDYNNGMFDGKHFHFQKKWIKKKDHDDFLEKNRRICDITLKKIKFRKYRFGVAIFIIFLFLGIALAVLPKLPFMKSVWRSIDSLLTNPLKEAIKTAQKYVNNYLYLILYTAFFVILSIMLIIGIYKMLRNNEKYNKIKLITE, from the exons atggatcaaaaaattaagatgcttttttttataaaaatttctaCATTTATGCTTTTAACTTGGATATTCCATTTTAACAGTGAATTG agtacatttaacaaatttatcaataaaaactataaacttagtaaaaaattagatacaAGAAGTTATCGAATAttgagaaaatataaaaaagataacaattcaaataatgtatttttaaaaaaaatgtttgtaAATAATGGGGGAAATAATGAAGGagatatatctaataatgaaaagtgcagaaaaggaaaaaacaacCAATTAAACAgatgtttattaaataaagtaCAATACTATACTGAAGttatagattataataatgggatgtttgatggaaaacatttccattttcaaaaaaaatggattaaaaaaaaagatcatGATGATTTTCTCGAAAAAAACAGAAGAATTTGTGATATAactttaaagaaaataaaatttagaaaataccGATTTGGAGTtgctatatttattatttttttatttttgggAATAGCATTAGCAGTATTACCAAAATTACCGTTTATGAAGAGTGTATGGAGATCAATTGATAGTTTATTAACAAACCCTCTGAAAGAAGCTATAAAAACTGcgcaaaaatatgtaaacaactatctttatttaatattatatactgcattttttgttatattatctATTATGCTTATAATAGGGATCTATAAGATGTTAaggaataatgaaaaatataacaaaattaagttaataacagagtaa
- the PmUG01_10055000 gene encoding PIR protein, giving the protein MASGDPAENENSVTLFLKYKQEFEDVILDIYNNKSGVKGENPGKKCAAQLNHYPNFTNPCQDVGRYLIEIKEHYKDDSLKRCKYLNYKINSDNNYNEKPEWFQGYNEFSSLLGNICVQKFTVIQPDILKKLKDLYINYDDFEKFNGQDKDTSGNICNNIRNLYSFYMNNYEECQRNNEGLFCEELNNFKKAYDYKMNNFTPCNGLPQTLPQIEKTSTQILSPKEEVDYLFVPIITTAIVLLMSFTILFLYKFTPLKFWTYNRLRKKKIIELNKFQEESSESLQNLHEEVNRNYEGSSHNISYQPQGHT; this is encoded by the exons atggcATCCGGAGATCCAGCAGAAAAT gAAAATTCCGTgacattatttcttaaatataaacaggAATTTGAAGATGTTATCTtagatatttataataacaagTCGGGGGTAAAAGGTGAAAATCCTGGAAAGAAATGTGCTGCACAGTTGAATCATTACCCTAATTTTACTAATCCATGCCAAGATGTTGGTAGatatttaattgaaataaaGGAGCACTATAAAGATGATAGCCTCAAACGTTGTAAATACTTAAATTATAAGATAAATTcagataataattataatgagAAACCTGAATGGTTTCAGGGATATAATGAATTTTCATCCCTGTTAGGTAATATATGTGTCCAAAAATTCACAGTAATTCAAcctgatattttaaaaaaacttaaagatttatacattaattatgatgactttgaaaaatttaatggTCAAGACAAGGATACTAGTGGcaatatttgtaataatattagaaatCTTTATAgcttttatatgaataattacgAAGAATGtcaaagaaataatgaagGTCTATTTTGTGAGGAGCTAAACAATTTTAAGAAAGCATATgattataaaatgaataatttcaCTCCATGCAATGGTTTACCACAAACGTTACCACAAATAGAAAAAACTTCAACACAAATATTATCACCTAAAGAAGAAGTAGATTACTTATTTGTTCCCATTATAACAACAGCTATCGTATTACTAATGTCTTTcactatattatttttatataag TTTACTCCACTGAAATTTTGGACATATAATCgtttacgaaaaaaaaaaattattgaactTAACAAATTTCAAGAAGAATCGAGTGAATCCTTACAAAACCTTCATGAAGAAGTGAATAGAAATTATGAAGGAAGTTCTCATAACATATCCTATCAACCTCAAGGACACACTTGA